The Phacochoerus africanus isolate WHEZ1 chromosome 3, ROS_Pafr_v1, whole genome shotgun sequence genome window below encodes:
- the PPDPF gene encoding pancreatic progenitor cell differentiation and proliferation factor: MAAIPSSGSLVATHDYYRCRLGSTSSNSSCGSAECPGEAIPHPPGLPKADPGHWWASFFFGKPTLPLMATVLESPGHSESAGASTRMITCDLAQQQPGGQPGTPNCRPPS, encoded by the exons ATGGCAGCCATCCCCTCGAGCGGCTCGCTCGTGGCCACCCACGACTACTACCGCT GCCGCCTGGGCTCCACTTCCAGTAACAGCTCCTGCGGGAGTGCTGAGTGCCCCGGAGaagccatcccccacccccccg GTCTCCCCAAAGCTGACCCGGGACACTGGTGGGCTAGCTTTTTTTTCGGGAAGCCCACGCTCCCACTCATGGCCACGGTGCTGGAGTCCCCGGGGCACTCGGAATCTGCCGGGGCCTCCACCCGCATGATCACCTGCGACCTGGCTCAGCAGCAGCCTGGCGGCCAGCCGGGCACACCCAACTGCAGGCCTCCCTCCTGA
- the EEF1A2 gene encoding elongation factor 1-alpha 2, whose product MGKEKTHINIVVIGHVDSGKSTTTGHLIYKCGGIDKRTIEKFEKEAAEMGKGSFKYAWVLDKLKAERERGITIDISLWKFETTKYYITIIDAPGHRDFIKNMITGTSQADCAVLIVAAGVGEFEAGISKNGQTREHALLAYTLGVKQLVVGVNKMDSTEPAYSEKRYDEIVKEVSAYIKKIGYNPATVPFVPISGWHGDNMLEPSPNMPWFKGWKVERKEGNASGVSLLEALDTILPPTRPTDKPLRLPLQDVYKIGGIGTVPVGRVETGILRPGMVVTFAPVNITTEVKSVEMHHEALSEALPGDNVGFNVKNVSVKDIRRGNVCGDSKSDPPQEAAQFTSQVIILNHPGQISAGYSPVIDCHTAHIACKFAELKEKIDRRSGKKLEDNPKSLKSGDAAIVEMVPGKPMCVESFSQYPPLGRFAVRDMRQTVAVGVIKNVEKKSGGAGKVTKSAQKAQKAGK is encoded by the exons ATGGGCAAGGAGAAGACCCACATCAACATTGTGGTCATCGGCCACGTGGACTCGGGCAAGTCCACCACCACCGGCCACCTCATCTACAAGTGTGGGGGCATCGACAAGAGAACCATCGAGAAGTTTGAGAAGGAGGCGGCCGAG ATGGGGAAGGGCTCCTTCAAGTACGCCTGGGTGCTGGACAAGCTGAAGGCGGAGCGCGAGCGCGGCATCACCATCGACATCTCCCTCTGGAAGTTCGAGACCACCAAGTACTACATCACCATCATCGACGCGCCGGGCCACCGCGACTTCATCAAGAACATGATCACCGGCACCTCCCAG GCGGACTGCGCAGTGCTGATCGTGGCGGCGGGAGTGGGCGAGTTCGAGGCGGGCATCTCTAAGAACGGGCAGACCCGCGAGCAcgcgctgctggcctacacgctGGGCGTGAAGCAGCTGGTCGTCGGCGTCAACAAGATGGACTCCACGGAGCCAGCCTACAGCGAGAAGCGCTACGACGAGATCGTCAAGGAGGTCAGCGCCTACATCAAGAAGATTGGCTACAACCCGGCCACCGTGCCCTTCGTGCCCATCTCGGGCTGGCACGGCGACAACATGCTGGAGCCCTCCCCCAAC atGCCCTGGTTCAAGGGCTGGAAAGTGGAGCGGAAGGAAGGGAATGCCAGTGGTGTGTCCCTGCTGGAGGCTCTGGACACCATCCTGCCCCCCACACGCCCCACAGACAAGCCCCTGCGCCTGCCGCTGCAGGACGTGTATAAGATTGGCG GCATTGGCACCGTGCCTGTGGGCCGAGTGGAGACGGGCATCCTCCGGCCGGGCATGGTGGTGACCTTCGCGCCCGTCAACATCACCACGGAGGTGAAGTCGGTGGAGATGCACCACGAGGCTCTGAGCGAGGCCCTGCCCGGGGACAACGTCGGCTTCAACGTGAAGAACGTGTCGGTCAAGGACATCCGTCGGGGCAACGTGTGCGGGGACAGCAAGTCCGACCCGCCCCAGGAGGCCGCCCAGTTCACTTCCCAG GTCATCATTCTGAACCACCCGGGGCAGATCAGCGCCGGCTACTCACCGGTCATTGACTGCCACACGGCCCACATCGCCTGCAAGTTTGCCGAGCTCAAGGAGAAGATTGACCGGCGCTCCGGCAAGAAGCTGGAGGACAACCCCAAGTCCCTGAAGTCCGGCGACGCGGCCATTGTAGAGATGGTCCCTGGGAAGCCCATGTGTGTGGAGAGCTTCTCCCAGTACCCGCCCCTCG GCCGCTTCGCCGTGCGCGACATGAGGCAGACGGTGGCCGTGGGCGTCATCAAGAACGTGGAGAAGAAGAGCGGCGGCGCCGGCAAGGTCACCAAGTCGGCGCAGAAGGCGCAGAAGGCGGGCAAGTGA